The Marivivens sp. LCG002 genome contains a region encoding:
- a CDS encoding chemotaxis protein CheW, with protein MSQAAEFSDDTMKGASARAMDGAFADSDNVDDMYLTFALANEEYGVGIGVVTEIVGMQRIMSVPDMPHYIKGVINLRGKVIPLMDARLRFGMPERAYDDRTVVIVMDVADALIGLIVDGVSEVLEIPPANVDSNSQFGKGGKSVISGIGKSGERVSILLDTSVLVSDSDINLPKDIAAA; from the coding sequence ATGTCTCAAGCAGCAGAATTCAGCGACGACACGATGAAGGGCGCGTCTGCCCGTGCCATGGATGGCGCGTTCGCAGACAGCGACAATGTCGATGATATGTATCTCACATTTGCGCTCGCCAACGAAGAATACGGCGTCGGCATCGGCGTTGTGACGGAAATCGTCGGTATGCAGCGGATCATGTCCGTGCCTGATATGCCCCATTATATCAAAGGCGTGATCAACCTGCGCGGCAAGGTCATTCCGCTTATGGACGCTCGTTTGCGTTTCGGCATGCCCGAGCGCGCTTATGACGACCGCACCGTTGTCATCGTGATGGATGTGGCGGACGCGCTGATCGGTCTGATCGTAGACGGCGTGAGCGAAGTGCTCGAAATCCCGCCAGCGAATGTCGACAGCAACAGCCAGTTCGGCAAAGGCGGTAAGTCGGTCATCTCGGGGATCGGCAAGTCGGGCGAGCGGGTCTCGATCCTTCTGGATACGAGCGTGCTGGTCTCCGACAGCGACATCAACCTGCCAAAAGATATCGCAGCGGCCTAA